A single genomic interval of Camelina sativa cultivar DH55 chromosome 11, Cs, whole genome shotgun sequence harbors:
- the LOC104723268 gene encoding protein MEI2-like 3 encodes MNIPNGTFSRSDHFHASSDASLFSSSLPVLPHQNLNSHESYHQSVDETASGLNQFNGGIDNMLKVGDSHPIGSMLPDDEEELFSGLMDDLNLSSLPATLDDLEDYDLFGSGGGLELETDPHDCLSNKVFPRLGLADSNVDNGMPQNIFQNGTGSIAGEHPYGEHPSRTLFVRNINSNIEDSELKALFEQYGDIRTLYTACKHRGFVMISYYDIRASRAAMRALQSKLLKRRKLDIHFSIPKDNPSEKDVNQGTLVVFNLAPSVTNRDLENIFGAYGEIKEIRETPNKRHHKFVEFFDVRSADAALKALNRTEIAGKRIKLEHSRPGGARRNMMLQINPELEQDDSNSYLNHVESPLGSSPIGNYWCNSPTDHPLQTYSKSPIFGNLSPTTNIRYPEFSSILHSQGANPIKAASVSNDQGRRFSHLDHLFSSSSYNNASHTASTFQQPQSFGSVSSFGSLNSHPSHVETLSGSEFLWGSPSSSAWPVNPYSSNGKNHRFPYSAQKGALHQLPHVGSAPSGFFPRSPETSSIGSVAFRGVSGNMNAQRNLRETSSPSFKMLSSPRRSQLFTGNGSYPWPVAKIASIDDPLEDGRNQQHDSNVNQVDSKIQFQLDLSKIMRGDDLRTTLMIKNIPNKYTRNMLVVAIDEKNSGTYDFLYLPIDFKNKCNVGYAFINMVSPKFIIALYEAFNGKKWDKFNSEKVASLAYARIQGKAALIAHFQNSSLMNEDRRCQPIVFDGSESRYPIILENSQLEASNSTVSHPLVGESTHQS; translated from the exons ATGAATATCCCAAATGGAACCTTTTCAAGATCTGATCATTTCCATGCTTCAAGTGATGCCTCCCTCTTTTCCAGCTCTTTACCTGTTCTTCCACACCAAAACC TCAACTCTCACGAGAGCTACCATCAGTCTGTTGATGAAACTGCTTCCGGCCTAAACCAATTCAATGGAGGCATTGACAATATGCTCAAAGTTGGTGACTCACATCCAATTGGAAGCATGCTTCCCGATGATGAGGAAGAGCTTTTCTCTGGTCTAATGGATGATTTAAACTTGAGTTCTTTGCCAGCTACGTTGGATGACTTGGAAGATTATGATTTATTCGGTAGCGGAGGAGGTCTTGAATTGGAGACTGACCCACATGACTGTCTAAGCAACAAGGTCTTCCCAAGACTGGGTCTTGCTGATTCTAACGTTGACAATGGTATGCCTCAAAACATTTTCCAAAATGGAACGGGATCGATTGCTGGCGAACATCCTTATGGTGAACATCCTTCAAGGACTCTTTTTGTTCGGAATATTAACAGTAACATTGAGGATTCTGAATTGAAAGCTCTTTTTGAG CAATATGGAGACATACGAACTCTCTATACAGCCTGCAAGCACAGGGGATTTGTAATGATCTCATATTACGATATCCGTGCTTCTAGAGCAGCTATGCGAGCATTACAAAGCAAGCTGCTCAAACGGAGGAAACTTGACATACATTTCTCAATCCCCAAG GATAACCCATCTGAGAAAGATGTTAACCAAGGAACTCTTGTGGTTTTCAACTTGGCACCATCTGTTACCAACAGAGACCTGGAAAATATATTTGGTGCTTATGGAGAGATCAAGGAG ATACGGGAAACACCAAATAAGAGGCATCACaaatttgttgaattttttGACGTTAGATCAGCTGATGCAGCTCTCAAAGCTTTGAACAGGACTGAAATTGCTGGAAAACGTATCAAGCTTGAACATAGTCGTCCTGGTGGTGCTCGTCGAAA CATGATGTTGCAAATTAATCCGGAATTGGAGCAAGATGATTCCAACAGCTACCTGAATCATGTCGAGTCGCCTTTAGGAAGCTCTCCTATAGGGAACTACTGGTGTAATAGTCCTACTGATCATCCTCTGCAAACTTACAGTAAGTCTCCAATATTTGGAAACTTGAGTCCAACAACAAACATCCGTTATCCAGAGTTTTCGTCGATTCTGCATTCTCAAGGAGCAAATCCGATAAAGGCTGCATCGGTGAGCAATGACCAAGGAAGAAGGTTTAGCCACTTGGATCACCTGTTTTCAAGTAGCAGCTATAATAATGCAAGCCACACAGCTTCTACCTTTCAGCAACCGCAGTCGTTTGGATCTGTTTCTTCATTTGGTTCTTTGAACTCACACCCAAGTCATGTAGAAACATTATCTGGATCCGAATTCTTGTGGGGAAGCCCTAGTTCTTCAGCCTGGCCTGTGAATCCATACTCTTCAAACGGAAAAAATCACAGGTTTCCTTACTCAGCTCAGAAAGGTGCCCTCCACCAGCTCCCTCATGTCGGATCTGCGCCATCTGGATTCTTCCCGAGGTCCCCTGAAACTTCATCAATAGGGTCAGTGGCTTTTCGAGGAGTAAGTGGTAATATGAATGCTCAAAGGAACTTGCGTGAAACTAGCTCtccaagttttaaaatgttGTCTTCTCCAAGACGTAGTCAATTGTTTACGGGCAATGGCTCTTACCCATGGCCTGTTGCTAAAATAGCTTCCATTGACGACCCATTGGAGGATGGAAGGAACCAGCAGCATGATAGTAACGTTAACCAAGTCGACAGCAAGATACAGTTTCAGCTTGACTTGAGTAAGATTATGAGGGGTGACGATTTACGAACAACCTTGATGATAAAAAACATCCCTAATAA GTATACCCGGAATATGCTGGTAGTTGCCATCGACGAAAAAAACAGTGGAacttatgattttttatatttgccCATTGATTTCAAG AATAAATGTAATGTGGGATATGCATTTATCAATATGGTATCTCCTAAATTCATCATTGCATTGTACGAG GCTTTTAATGGAAAGAAATGGGATAAGTTCAACAGCGAGAAAGTAGCTTCCTTGGCTTATGCACGAATCCAAGGTAAAGCTGCGCTTATTGCTCACTTTCAGAACTCAAGCTTGATGAACGAAGATAGGAGATGCCAACCTATTGTCTTTGATGGGTCAGAATCTAGATATCCG ATCATCCTGGAGAATTCGCAGCTCGAGGCATCAAATTCAACAGTTTCTCATCCTCTTGTCGGCGAGAGCACGCATCAAAGCTGA